A stretch of DNA from Gimesia chilikensis:
AGATGATTGGTAAGACTGCTCTGCTGGGAATAATTTACCTGGTGCGGCAGCATTTCCTGATTTCCCTTCATGTCTTCGGCTGAGGTGACGAGGCGCAGGTTGCCAGACTCGGGAACAGGCAGGACGATTTCCCATTCCTGGAAGTTGGCTGCTGTGGGACGCACCGGTTGCTCATTCACCTTGACCTGTTTCACGTCATAATTATCTGAGGTGACGCCGCGAACCAGGACTTGCCCGGATTGCTGCGGTTCAATGTGAGTGATGACCGTGACGGGGGGCAAATCGTCAATGGGTTCCAGGTCGAAGTAGTCTTTCAGGGAGTACGCATAGTCGGAGTCGCCGGCGGCACGCGGGAAGAAGACGGTGGTGTTGACTTCGGAAAAATTCAAACGACGGTACTCATGTCGGTGCATGACACAACGCCATAATCCATAAGCACAATCGTGCAATTCGAAATCTTCAATGCGAACACAGGGAGTCCCGCAGTGGAAGGCCCAGTGCGAATCCCAGACTTTGGTATTCCGCAACAGGAACGGATGCTGGTAGTCGGGGCCGATGCCTTCGACATCACTGTCTTCCTTGTTGAATCTTCCCCCGGCAAAACCGCCGAGGTTGATGGCAAACAGTCGCTGGCAGTGTGCTTCGTTTCCATCGAAGCGAACGAAGGGCAGAGTGCGGATATCGACTTCTTTCATGGAACCATCTTTTTGCAGGATGGGCAGGGTCGGGTTGAAGTCTTTCCGTTCGACTACTTCAAAACGAAAGCCGTCTTCATCACATTCGGCGGCGACATTTCTGGTGAAGGTGTTCAAGCTGTTAGCCCACCAGAACCCGGATCCCAGGTTTAAATCGTAAGGCAGCACCTGCTTGGGAAGCGGTTTACCGCCCAGTGCCTGGACCGCCAGATTACGGTCAAAGATATTATAAACTTCGGTTCCGTCTTCCAGGAAAAATCCATGGCCGACACTTTTGTAACCGACGCAATCCTTGACCACGAGGTACTGGGTTCCGTGGACCGTGATCCAGCGGTTATGACTGTCCCAGACCGAGAGCCCCGTCAGACTGCTGCCACGCATGGAATCGCCGACGAGGTGATAGTGGATAGGGTATTTTCCGAGCGTGTCTTTCTTCCCCAGATGACGAAACTCGGCATAGCTGATGCTGCCCTTGGAATCAGCGTGATACATCGTGTGTCCGCGAATCCCTTCCGGGTCGGCTGACTCGACAATCACGTTACGGGAAAGATTGGCCACTTCGGCCCGGTATTCACCACTTCCCAGGTGATCAAACTCCAGCGGTTTATCGAAGCTGACGATCTGCAA
This window harbors:
- a CDS encoding G8 domain-containing protein; translated protein: MHHFPSNLLVHFLAGLACLVTGASPLLAHETHNHAEMKVIHSAQSGPWSSPETWQGGKVPGAGAQVLIQRDHKIVYDVDSKDVIRGIQISGTLKFASDRNTRLEVGLIRIEDLDHYCEEGFDCQMVVESDGKNAKNAFSFARPAPTLEVGRPDSPIPAKHTALIRLHYIEGMNKETCPAIICCGGRMDIHGAPLERTWVKLPYQTAKVGEARVVMPYPLPGWKVGDRIILSGTTRQFGYIGTRHRKSGDDNSVADNPTTEERVITRMRHWGGFDSKLQIVSFDKPLEFDHLGSGEYRAEVANLSRNVIVESADPEGIRGHTMYHADSKGSISYAEFRHLGKKDTLGKYPIHYHLVGDSMRGSSLTGLSVWDSHNRWITVHGTQYLVVKDCVGYKSVGHGFFLEDGTEVYNIFDRNLAVQALGGKPLPKQVLPYDLNLGSGFWWANSLNTFTRNVAAECDEDGFRFEVVERKDFNPTLPILQKDGSMKEVDIRTLPFVRFDGNEAHCQRLFAINLGGFAGGRFNKEDSDVEGIGPDYQHPFLLRNTKVWDSHWAFHCGTPCVRIEDFELHDCAYGLWRCVMHRHEYRRLNFSEVNTTVFFPRAAGDSDYAYSLKDYFDLEPIDDLPPVTVITHIEPQQSGQVLVRGVTSDNYDVKQVKVNEQPVRPTAANFQEWEIVLPVPESGNLRLVTSAEDMKGNQEMLPHQVNYSQQSSLTNHLLSEK